Genomic DNA from Phycicoccus sp. M110.8:
GCCGGAACTGGGTCGGCGTGAAGTTCTTGTTGAGGACGTCCTCAGGACTGAGCGTCATTAGTCACCTCGTTGGGCTGGCATGAGCAGTGCAGGTCAAGCATCGCAGAGTCGGGCAGTGCCGTCAGCCTAGAGGATGGCGTCGTCCCACTGGACCCGCACGCCCCACCCGTCTCCCCCTGCGGACGACACCGGGCGACCGCCGAGACCGGCTACAGGATCCCCATGAGCACGCTCGTCACGAGCATGAGCACGAGGAAGGCCAGGTCGAGGCGCACCGCGCCCAGCGTCAGGGGCGGGATGAGGCGCCGCAGCGCCTTCAGCGGCGGGTCCGTGATGGTGTAGACCGCCTCGGCCACCACGAGCAGCGCGCCGCGGGGCCGCCAGTCGCGGGCGAACGCCTGGACCCAGTCCAGCACCAGCCGCCCGAGGAGGACGACGAAGAAGAGGAAGACCACGAAGCGCACCACGCTGGCGACGGGGTTCGAACCGAGCAGCATGCGCTCACCCTGCCATGCGGGGCTGTCCGGGGCCGGTGGCGGGGGTCAGCTCTGGTTGAACAGGCCGCGCGCGGACGGCGCGGGCACGCCCTCCTCGGCGGAGACCTCGACGTGGGCCGGCGACAGCAGGAAGACCTTGGACGTGACGCGCTCGATCGACCCGTGCAGGCCGAAGACCAGACCGGCGGCGAAGTCGACGAGGCGCTTGGCGTCGGCGTCGTCCATGTCGGAAAGGTTCATGATGACCGGGGTGCCGTCGCGGAAGCTCTCGCCGATGTTCTTGGCCTCGTTGTACGTCCGCGGGTGGATCGTGGTGATGCGGTTGAGGTTCCCGACCTCGACGTCGCGGACGACGCGGGCCACCGGCGTGCGCTGCGGCAGCGGGGTGACGGCGGCGGACCGCTCCTGGGCGGGGGCCTCGTGGCGCTGCTGCTGCTGCGGCTCGTCGTAGTCGTCGTAGTCGTAGCCGTCGTACTGCTCGTCCTCGGCGAGCCCGAGGTACACCATCGTCTTGCGCAGCGCCCCAGCCATTGAGAGCTCCCTTGGTCTTCTTCGTGTGTGCGGTCGTCCGCGACTGAAGTTACCGGTGTGACTGGCGCGATCCGAGGATTGCGGTGCCGACACGCAGGTGTGTCGCCCCGTGGGCGACCGCCTGCTCGAGGTCCCCGCTCATGCCCGCCGAGATCCACGACGCGTCGGGATGGGAGGCGCGTATGCCGTCGGCGACGTCCCGCAGCCGGGCGAAGGCCGGCGCGGGGTCGGCTCCGAGGGGGGCCACGGCCATGACCCCGCGCAGGTCGAGGTGCTCGCTCGCAGCCACCGCGTCCGCGAGGGCGGGCGCCTGCGCCGGTACCACCCCGCCCCGCCCCTCCGCCTCGTCGAGGGCGACCTGGACGAGCACCTCCAGGCGGCGGCCCGCCCGGCCGGCCGCCCGGTCGAGGGCCCCCACGAGCTTGACCCGGTCGAGGGACTGGACGACGTCGGCATACCCGACGACGGAGGAGGCCTTGTTGCTCTGGAGCTGGCCGATGAAGTGGACGCGGAGGTCCGCCCGCCGGGTCACCTCGGCGAACTTGGCCGCCGCCTCCTGGTCGCGGTTCTCCCCCACCGCCCGCACCCCGAGATCGGCGAGCAGGTCGACGTCGCTCGCGGGGAAGAACTTGGTCACCGCGATGAGCGTGACCTCCGCGGGATCGCGACCCGCTGCGGCACAGGCCGCTTCGATGCGCGCATGCACGGCTGCGAGGTTGTGCTCGAGCTCGGCCCGCCGGTCCCCCGGCCAGTCCGGTGACGGCCAGCCCGCACTCACGCGACGTCCAGCGCGACGACGCCGGCGAACCGACCGGTGCGGCCGTCCCGGCGGTAGGAGTAGAGGTCGCGCTCCTCGCGGGCGCAGCCCGGCAGCCACTGCACCGACACGCCACCCGCCCGCAGCTGGGACACGACACCGGCCGCGACGTCGATGGCCGGCGTGCCGGTCCACGAGACGGTCGCCGACTCCGGGGCGACCCGGGCGGACTCGGCGCGCATCTTTTCGGGCACCTCGTAGCAGCGCCCGCAGACGGACGGGCCGACGACGGCGGCGATGTCGCGGGCGCCGAGGTCGCGCATGCGCTCGACGGCGACACCGACGATGCCCGCGGTCATGCCGGGCCGGCCGGCGTGCACCGCGCCCACGACCCCGGCGTCGGGGTCGGCGAGGAGCACGGGCGTGCAGTCGGCGACGAGCACGGCCAGGCCCAGCCCGGGTTCGGCCGTCACGACGCCGTCAGCCGGAGGCGGGCTGCCGGGCGGCCACGGGCCGTCGGCGACCAGGACCTCACGCCCGTGGCACTGGTCCAGGAACAGCAGCCGGTCGCGCGACAGACCCATCGAGGTGGCGACACGCAGCCGGTTCTCCTCCACGGCGGTCGGGTCGTCCCCGACGTGCCCTCCGAGGTTGAGCGACTCGAACTCGCCGGTGCTCGTGCCGCCCAGCCGGTCGGTGACGGCCCACCGGACCCGGCTGCTCTCCTCGCGCCAGTAGAACACGGCCCCAACCTACGACAGGGGGCGCCGGACGATGTCGTCCGGCGCCCCCTGTCGGCGTGGTGCTGACCTCACTTGAGGAAGTCGGGCACGTCCAGGTCGTCGCCCTCGTCGAACGTGACGGTGCGCGGCGGCCGGCCGACCGGCTCGCGCGGCGCGGCGGGCTGCGTCTGGTGCGGCTGCGAGGTCGTCACCGGGTCGTCCTCGCGGGGACGTGCCGGGGCCTGCTGCTGCGCGGGAACCGGCTGCTCAGGGACCGGGCGGGAGACCGGCTGCTGGGGCGGCAGCTGCGTCGGCGCCGGAGCCGCCGGGGCGGCCGCGTGCGAGTTCGGCTGCGCCTGCTGGGCCGGACGGCTGGCGCCCTGGATCTGGCCGATCGCCCGCTCGTTCTCGCGCTTCAGCGGGGCGCCCCCGTCGAAGCCCGCCGCGATGACCGTCACGCGGACCTCGTCGCCGAGGGCGTCGTCGATGACGGCGCCGAAGATGATGTTGGCCTCGGGGTGCGCGGCCTCCTGGACGAGGCGGGCCGCCTCGTTGATCTCGAACAGGCCGAGGTCGCTGCCGCCCTGGATCGACAGCAGGACGCCGTGGGCACCGTCGATGCTGGCCTCGAGCAGGGGGCTGGAGATGGCCAGCTCGGCGGCCTGCACCGCACGGTCGTCGCCGCGCGAGGAGCCGATCCCCATGAGCGCCGAGCCCGCGCCCTGCATGACCGACTTGACGTCCGCGAAGTCGAGGTTGATCAGGCCCGGCGTGGTGATGAGGTCGGTGATGCCCTGGACACCGGAGAGCAGCACCTGGTCGGCGGACCGGAACGCGTCAAGCATCGAGACGGCGCGGTCGCTGATGGACAGCAGCCGGTCGTTCGGGATGACGATGAGGGTGTCGACCTCCTCGCGCAGGTTGCCGATGCCGGACTCGGCCTGGTTGGCCCGGCGGCGGCCCTCGAAGGTGAACGGCCGGGTCACGACACCGATCGTCAGCGCCCCGAGGCCCTTGGCGATCTTCGCGACGACGGGCGCGCCACCGGTGCCCGTGCCACCGCCCTCGCCCGCGGTCACGAAGACCATGTCGGCGCCCTTGAGCACCTCCTCGATCTCCTCGGCGTGGTCCTCGGCCGCCTTCTTGCCGACCTCGGGGTCCGCGCCGGCACCGAGCCCGCGGGTGAGCTCGCGGCCCACGTCGAGCTTGACGTCGGCGTCACTCATCAGCAGCGCCTGGGCGTCGGTGTTGATGGCGATGAACTCCACGCCCTTGAGGCCGACCTCGATCATGCGGTTGATGGCGTTGACGCCACCACCGCCGATGCCGACGACCTTGATGACGGCCAAGTAGTTCTGCGGTGCTGCCACGGCGTGGGCCTCTCCTGGGGGTGCTGCTGGGTGCTGGTGTCTAGACGTGAAGTTGAGAGTTATGCCTGGTGTCCCAACGACTTCCGGTGCCGCCGACGGTATGCGTGGGGGCAATGGCAGGCAACGAGGCCGTCCGCGTGTCGCAGCACGGATTGCCTGCAGGAGGGTGTTTTGCGGACCGGGCCGCGGGCAGTCTGTCACACCCGTCA
This window encodes:
- the ftsZ gene encoding cell division protein FtsZ, encoding MAAPQNYLAVIKVVGIGGGGVNAINRMIEVGLKGVEFIAINTDAQALLMSDADVKLDVGRELTRGLGAGADPEVGKKAAEDHAEEIEEVLKGADMVFVTAGEGGGTGTGGAPVVAKIAKGLGALTIGVVTRPFTFEGRRRANQAESGIGNLREEVDTLIVIPNDRLLSISDRAVSMLDAFRSADQVLLSGVQGITDLITTPGLINLDFADVKSVMQGAGSALMGIGSSRGDDRAVQAAELAISSPLLEASIDGAHGVLLSIQGGSDLGLFEINEAARLVQEAAHPEANIIFGAVIDDALGDEVRVTVIAAGFDGGAPLKRENERAIGQIQGASRPAQQAQPNSHAAAPAAPAPTQLPPQQPVSRPVPEQPVPAQQQAPARPREDDPVTTSQPHQTQPAAPREPVGRPPRTVTFDEGDDLDVPDFLK
- a CDS encoding YggT family protein, with protein sequence MLLGSNPVASVVRFVVFLFFVVLLGRLVLDWVQAFARDWRPRGALLVVAEAVYTITDPPLKALRRLIPPLTLGAVRLDLAFLVLMLVTSVLMGIL
- a CDS encoding YggS family pyridoxal phosphate-dependent enzyme, which translates into the protein MSAGWPSPDWPGDRRAELEHNLAAVHARIEAACAAAGRDPAEVTLIAVTKFFPASDVDLLADLGVRAVGENRDQEAAAKFAEVTRRADLRVHFIGQLQSNKASSVVGYADVVQSLDRVKLVGALDRAAGRAGRRLEVLVQVALDEAEGRGGVVPAQAPALADAVAASEHLDLRGVMAVAPLGADPAPAFARLRDVADGIRASHPDASWISAGMSGDLEQAVAHGATHLRVGTAILGSRQSHR
- the pgeF gene encoding peptidoglycan editing factor PgeF, which codes for MFYWREESSRVRWAVTDRLGGTSTGEFESLNLGGHVGDDPTAVEENRLRVATSMGLSRDRLLFLDQCHGREVLVADGPWPPGSPPPADGVVTAEPGLGLAVLVADCTPVLLADPDAGVVGAVHAGRPGMTAGIVGVAVERMRDLGARDIAAVVGPSVCGRCYEVPEKMRAESARVAPESATVSWTGTPAIDVAAGVVSQLRAGGVSVQWLPGCAREERDLYSYRRDGRTGRFAGVVALDVA
- a CDS encoding cell division protein SepF, whose protein sequence is MAGALRKTMVYLGLAEDEQYDGYDYDDYDEPQQQQRHEAPAQERSAAVTPLPQRTPVARVVRDVEVGNLNRITTIHPRTYNEAKNIGESFRDGTPVIMNLSDMDDADAKRLVDFAAGLVFGLHGSIERVTSKVFLLSPAHVEVSAEEGVPAPSARGLFNQS